From the Solanum stenotomum isolate F172 chromosome 4, ASM1918654v1, whole genome shotgun sequence genome, one window contains:
- the LOC125863073 gene encoding probable xyloglucan 6-xylosyltransferase 5 yields MGQESTFTAQKRAGALPTTVTANGGVRGRSPNVLPRGRQIDRTFNNVKITILCGFVTILVLRGTIGIGNVSSSEAEAENQNLIEETNRILSDIRSDKDPDDPAGDQPETFMSLNDTYSLGPKIANWDKDRKMWLQKNPEFPNFVNGKPRILLVTGSPPNPCDNAIGDHYLLKAIKNKIDYCRIHGIEILYNLAHLEKEMAGYWAKLPLIRRLMLSHPEVEWIWWMDSDALFTDMVFEMPLSKYNRHNLVVHGYPDLLFDQKSWIALNTGSFLFRNCQWFLDLLDAWAPMGPKGPIREEAGKILTSYLKGRPAFEADDQSALIYLLVSQKDKWMPKVFVENSYYLHGYWAGLVDRYEEMIEKYHPGLGDERWPFVTHFVGCKPCGSYGDYPVERCLKSMERAFNFADNQVLNLYGFKHKGLLIPNVKRIRNETDHPLQYVDQLDVRHAKPKHTAT; encoded by the coding sequence ATGGGCCAAGAAAGCACATTTACAGCTCAAAAAAGAGCCGGAGCACTCCCTACAACCGTCACGGCCAACGGCGGTGTCCGTGGCCGCTCCCCCAACGTATTACCACGCGGCCGTCAGATCGACCGTACCTTCAACAATGTCAAAATCACCATCCTTTGCGGTTTCGTCACTATCCTTGTACTCCGTGGCACCATTGGTATCGGCAACGTTTCATCCTCGGAAGCAGAGGCTGAGAATCAGAATTTAATAGAAGAAACTAATCGGATCCTCTCCGATATCCGTTCCGATAAGGACCCGGATGATCCAGCAGGAGATCAACCTGAGACTTTCATGAGTCTTAATGACACTTACAGTTTAGGGCCCAAAATTGCTAATTGGGATAAAGACCGGAAAATGTGGCTTCAGAAGAATCCAGAATTTCCCAATTTCGTTAATGGTAAGCCTCGGATTTTACTTGTAACTGGGTCTCCTCCAAATCCTTGTGACAATGCAATTGGGGATCATTATCTGTTGAAGGCGATAAAGAACAAGATTGATTACTGTAGGATTCATGGTATtgaaattttgtataatttagCTCATTTGGAAAAGGAAATGGCTGGTTACTGGGCCAAACTTCCATTGATTCGTAGGCTAATGTTGTCTCATCCTGAAGTGGAGTGGATTTGGTGGATGGATAGTGATGCTTTGTTTACTGATATGGTTTTTGAGATGCCTTTATCAAAGTATAATCGTCATAATCTTGTTGTTCATGGATACCCAGATTTATTGTTTGATCAAAAATCATGGATTGCATTGAACACAGGTAGTTTTCTTTTTAGGAATTGCCAATGGTTTCTTGATTTGTTGGATGCTTGGGCCCCAATGGGACCTAAAGGTCCTATTCGCGAGGAAGCTGGCAAGATTTTGACATCTTATTTAAAGGGTAGACCCGCTTTTGAAGCCGATGATCAGTCTGCCCTAATTTACTTGTTGGTATCACAGAAGGATAAATGGATGCCCAAGGTGTTCGTTGAGAATTCATATTATCTACACGGATATTGGGCGGGGCTAGTTGATAGGTACGAAGAGATGATTGAGAAGTACCATCCTGGTTTAGGTGATGAGAGATGGCCATTTGTTACACATTTTGTAGGGTGCAAGCCTTGTGGGAGTTATGGAGATTACCCCGTTGAGAGATGCTTGAAAAGCATGGAGAGGGCTTTCAATTTTGCAGATAATCAAGTGCTTAACTTGTATGGATTCAAACATAAGGGCTTGTTGATTCCCAACGTCAAAAGGATTAGGAATGAAACTGATCACCCCCTGCAGTACGTAGATCAGTTAGATGTTCGACATGCAAAGCCCAAGCACACGGCAACTTAG